A genome region from Methylohalobius crimeensis 10Ki includes the following:
- a CDS encoding efflux RND transporter permease subunit — translation MGKFTHFFIDRPIFASVLSIVIVLVGGLSLFALPVAQYPQIAPPTVVVSTAYPGADAQVVTDTVATPIEQEVNGVENMLYMSSKSGNDGSMSLTITFKPGTDVDMAQVLVQNRVAMAEPRLPEEVRRQGISVRKRSPDLSLVINLISPDGRYDSAYLSNYALIHVKDTLTRLPGVGDVVIFGARDYSMRIWLDPEKVASVNLTASDIVRALREQNMQVASGVVGQPPTAGRVDFQYTVTTLGRLTEAEQFADIVIKTGEDGEITRLKDVARIELGAQDYTSKLYLDGEPSVGLAIFQLPGSNALETKRAVMAALEKLKPGFPAGLDYTLGYDTVVFVEQSLKAVVKTLFEAILLVVVVVVVFLQNWRASMIPLIAVPVSLIGTFAVMVALGVSLNTLSLLSLVLAIGVVVDDAIVVVENVERHLALGEEVREATRRAMNEVVGPIIATSLVLVAVFLPSAFIGGVSGAFYNQFALTIAVSTVISTFNSLTLSPALCALLLGRAHHNPDLLTRFINRTFGWFFDGFNWIFEHLSAGYARLVRHIIRMAVIVIVLYVGLNGLNLALFKNVPKGFIPPQDQGYLILYAQLPDAASLDRTDAMIQKASQIIRETEGISHLFAYAGWSLLTGASQPNVATMFARLEPFAQRTDPGLSADAILATLNRRLAEIEEAHVSVFAPPPVRGMSRVGGFKLEVQDRSGAGPEALKQVTTDFIARANRQPGIAGVFTTFRSDVPQLYLDVDRSRVKSMDIALGDVFDTLQIYLGSLYVNDFNRFGRTYQVLAQAEADARMYPVDITRLKTRNADGGMVPLGSVLEVREITGPDVLTRYNMYLAAEVNGGTLPGTSSGEAIQRMAQVAQQSLPPGFGFEWTEVSLQEVMAGNTALIVFPLSVVFVFLVLAAQYESWSLPFAVILIAPMCLLASMTGIWLRGMENNIFTQIGFILLIALAAKNAILIVEFAKQRQESGLNRFKAAVEAARIRLRPILMTSFTFILGVFPLVIAQGAGAEARRILGTTVFSGMIGLTLFGLMLTPVFYVVVQALAERMRKRSPAPQKASSNHQGKA, via the coding sequence ATGGGAAAATTCACGCACTTTTTCATCGACCGCCCGATCTTCGCATCGGTTCTGTCCATCGTCATCGTCCTGGTGGGCGGACTGTCGCTGTTCGCCCTGCCCGTGGCCCAGTACCCTCAAATCGCCCCGCCCACGGTGGTGGTGAGCACCGCCTACCCGGGCGCCGACGCTCAAGTGGTCACCGATACCGTGGCCACGCCCATCGAGCAGGAGGTCAACGGCGTCGAAAACATGCTGTACATGTCCTCCAAATCCGGCAACGACGGATCGATGTCCCTCACCATCACCTTCAAACCCGGCACCGACGTGGACATGGCCCAAGTACTGGTTCAAAATCGGGTCGCGATGGCCGAACCCAGGCTACCGGAGGAGGTCAGGCGCCAGGGCATCAGCGTCAGGAAACGCAGCCCCGACCTCAGCCTGGTGATCAACTTGATCTCGCCCGACGGGCGCTACGACAGCGCCTACCTCAGCAATTACGCCCTGATCCATGTCAAGGACACCCTAACACGCCTGCCGGGCGTCGGCGATGTGGTGATTTTCGGCGCGCGCGACTACAGCATGCGAATTTGGCTGGACCCGGAAAAGGTGGCCTCGGTCAACCTGACCGCCTCCGATATTGTCCGGGCGTTGCGCGAGCAAAACATGCAGGTCGCCTCGGGCGTGGTGGGCCAACCGCCCACGGCGGGGCGGGTCGATTTCCAGTACACCGTGACCACCCTGGGACGGTTGACGGAGGCCGAGCAATTCGCCGACATCGTGATCAAAACCGGCGAGGACGGCGAAATTACCCGGCTCAAGGATGTGGCCCGCATCGAACTGGGGGCGCAGGATTATACCTCCAAGCTGTATCTGGACGGCGAACCCAGCGTCGGTCTGGCGATTTTCCAGTTGCCGGGGTCCAATGCCCTGGAGACCAAGCGCGCAGTGATGGCGGCTCTGGAAAAGCTCAAGCCCGGTTTTCCGGCGGGACTCGACTATACCCTGGGCTACGATACCGTGGTGTTCGTGGAGCAATCGCTCAAAGCGGTGGTCAAGACCCTGTTCGAGGCCATTCTGCTGGTGGTGGTCGTGGTGGTGGTATTCCTGCAGAACTGGCGCGCCAGCATGATTCCCTTGATCGCCGTGCCGGTGTCCCTTATCGGCACCTTCGCGGTGATGGTCGCCCTGGGCGTCTCCTTGAACACCCTATCCCTGTTGAGTCTGGTCCTGGCCATCGGGGTGGTGGTGGACGACGCCATCGTGGTGGTGGAAAACGTGGAGCGCCATCTCGCCCTGGGGGAAGAAGTCCGCGAAGCGACCCGCCGGGCGATGAACGAAGTGGTGGGCCCGATCATCGCCACGTCCCTGGTATTGGTGGCGGTGTTCTTGCCCAGCGCTTTCATCGGCGGGGTGTCGGGCGCGTTCTACAACCAGTTCGCCCTGACCATCGCGGTCTCCACCGTGATTTCCACCTTCAATTCGCTGACCCTGAGCCCGGCTCTTTGTGCCCTGTTGCTGGGACGCGCCCATCATAACCCGGACCTGCTGACCCGTTTCATCAACCGCACCTTCGGTTGGTTCTTCGACGGCTTCAATTGGATATTCGAGCACTTGAGCGCCGGCTACGCACGCCTGGTGCGCCACATCATCCGCATGGCGGTCATCGTGATCGTGCTTTACGTGGGGCTCAACGGACTCAACTTGGCCTTGTTCAAAAACGTCCCCAAGGGCTTCATTCCTCCCCAGGACCAGGGCTACCTGATCCTCTACGCGCAATTGCCCGACGCCGCCTCCCTGGACCGCACGGACGCCATGATCCAAAAAGCTTCCCAAATCATTCGGGAAACCGAAGGCATCTCCCACCTCTTCGCCTACGCCGGATGGTCGCTTTTGACCGGCGCCAGCCAGCCCAACGTAGCCACCATGTTCGCCCGCCTCGAGCCGTTCGCCCAGCGCACCGACCCGGGGCTTTCCGCCGATGCCATCCTGGCCACGCTGAACCGCCGGTTGGCGGAAATCGAGGAAGCGCACGTTTCCGTGTTCGCCCCTCCGCCGGTCCGAGGAATGAGCCGGGTGGGCGGCTTCAAGCTGGAGGTTCAGGACCGCTCCGGCGCCGGGCCGGAAGCGCTCAAGCAAGTCACCACCGACTTCATTGCCCGCGCCAACCGGCAACCGGGGATCGCGGGGGTGTTTACCACTTTCCGATCCGACGTGCCGCAGCTTTACCTCGATGTGGACCGAAGCCGGGTAAAATCCATGGATATCGCCCTCGGCGACGTGTTCGACACGTTACAAATTTACTTGGGCTCGCTTTATGTGAACGACTTCAACCGCTTCGGCCGGACTTATCAGGTGCTGGCCCAGGCGGAAGCCGACGCCCGCATGTATCCGGTCGACATCACCCGGCTTAAAACGCGCAATGCCGACGGCGGAATGGTCCCCCTCGGCTCCGTGCTGGAGGTCCGGGAAATTACCGGGCCGGACGTGCTGACGCGCTACAACATGTACTTGGCCGCCGAGGTCAACGGCGGCACCCTTCCCGGGACCAGCTCCGGCGAAGCGATCCAGCGCATGGCACAGGTGGCGCAACAATCCCTACCCCCGGGATTCGGTTTCGAATGGACCGAAGTCAGCTTGCAGGAAGTGATGGCGGGCAACACCGCGCTCATCGTATTCCCCTTGAGCGTGGTGTTCGTGTTCTTGGTGCTGGCCGCCCAATACGAGAGCTGGTCGCTGCCTTTCGCGGTCATCCTCATCGCGCCCATGTGCCTGCTCGCGTCCATGACCGGTATCTGGCTGCGCGGGATGGAAAACAATATTTTCACCCAGATCGGCTTCATCCTGTTGATCGCCCTGGCGGCCAAGAACGCCATTTTGATCGTCGAGTTCGCCAAACAGCGCCAAGAGAGCGGCCTGAATCGCTTCAAGGCGGCGGTGGAAGCGGCGAGGATTCGACTGCGACCGATCCTGATGACCTCCTTTACCTTCATCCTGGGTGTGTTCCCGCTGGTGATCGCCCAAGGAGCCGGCGCGGAGGCGCGCCGGATTTTGGGCACCACCGTGTTTAGCGGTATGATCGGCCTTACCCTGTTCGGCCTCATGCTGACACCGGTATTCTATGTCGTCGTTCAAGCATTGGCCGAACGGATGCGCAAGCGTTCTCCCGCGCCGCAGAAAGCTTCATCCAATCATCAAGGCAAAGCATGA
- a CDS encoding TolC family outer membrane protein — MFHKPFLCWWLCLSLFSAQAAADNLLDIYQLALQNDPTFRAAQASLRAGLEEENLGLAGLLPQVNVDAGFGLNRTESRGQFPAGGTLFPSNTDVGTETKTWGVSLEQPIFDLSAWFRFRRGQELTEQAKAQFSADQQDLIIRVAEAYVEVLRALANLRASRAQEDATQRQLEQARERFEVGLVAITDVRDAEAAHDLAVANRLADEGALRVAQEQLSILTGRQHKDFWVLQEDYPVVDPDPLDRDEWVKFARQHNYDIKVAVLSQDAAMQAARAAGAEHLPKITANMSYSENRSENDYNNLSPRPGEQRYTNFPRNTNQGALSLNVTMPLFAGGGISAARRQAYAEYERAQEDYLGALRNTVQGTRAEYINVVTDVARIQARNQAIVSNRSSLEATEAGYQAGTRTLVDVLIAVRTLYSAIRDYANSRLDYVLAKLRLKRNAGTLSPADIRELNRWLEKPSPEEAKETSTEELPEYDPSQAVE, encoded by the coding sequence ATGTTCCATAAACCTTTTCTTTGCTGGTGGTTGTGCCTGAGCCTGTTCTCGGCTCAAGCCGCCGCCGACAATCTGCTGGACATTTACCAGCTCGCGCTTCAGAACGACCCCACCTTCCGGGCGGCTCAAGCCAGTCTGCGCGCCGGACTGGAAGAAGAAAACCTGGGCCTGGCGGGACTTTTGCCCCAGGTCAACGTGGACGCCGGATTCGGCCTGAATCGGACGGAAAGCCGGGGGCAATTTCCCGCCGGGGGCACACTCTTTCCCAGCAACACGGACGTGGGGACCGAAACCAAAACCTGGGGGGTCAGCTTGGAGCAACCCATCTTCGACCTTTCGGCCTGGTTCCGTTTCCGACGCGGCCAGGAATTGACCGAACAGGCCAAAGCCCAATTCTCCGCCGACCAACAGGATCTCATTATTCGCGTGGCGGAAGCCTATGTGGAGGTATTGCGCGCCCTGGCCAATCTGCGAGCATCCCGAGCCCAGGAGGACGCTACCCAGCGTCAATTGGAGCAAGCTCGGGAACGCTTCGAGGTGGGGCTGGTGGCGATCACCGATGTCCGCGACGCCGAAGCCGCCCACGACCTGGCGGTCGCCAACCGGCTGGCGGACGAAGGCGCACTCAGGGTGGCGCAGGAGCAATTGTCCATCCTCACCGGCCGGCAACATAAAGACTTTTGGGTCCTCCAGGAAGACTATCCGGTGGTCGACCCCGACCCCCTCGACCGCGACGAATGGGTCAAATTCGCCCGCCAACACAATTACGACATCAAGGTCGCAGTCCTTTCCCAGGACGCCGCGATGCAGGCGGCGCGGGCGGCCGGCGCCGAACACCTGCCCAAAATCACCGCCAACATGAGCTATTCGGAAAATCGTTCCGAGAACGATTACAACAACCTCAGCCCCAGACCGGGGGAACAGCGCTATACCAATTTTCCGCGGAACACGAATCAAGGCGCCTTGTCGCTGAACGTCACCATGCCCCTATTCGCCGGAGGTGGCATCAGCGCCGCCCGGCGCCAGGCCTATGCGGAATACGAGCGCGCCCAGGAGGATTATCTGGGGGCGCTGCGCAACACCGTTCAAGGCACCCGAGCAGAATATATCAACGTGGTCACCGATGTCGCCCGGATCCAAGCCCGCAATCAGGCCATCGTTTCCAACCGGTCCTCGCTCGAGGCCACCGAGGCCGGTTATCAGGCCGGCACCCGCACTCTCGTCGACGTCCTCATTGCCGTCCGAACCCTCTACTCGGCAATCCGCGATTACGCCAACTCCCGCTTGGATTACGTCCTGGCCAAGCTACGCCTAAAGCGTAATGCGGGCACCTTGAGCCCGGCGGATATTCGCGAATTGAATCGGTGGCTGGAAAAGCCATCGCCCGAGGAAGCGAAAGAAACCAGCACGGAGGAATTGCCGGAATACGACCCTTCCCAGGCCGTCGAGTAA
- a CDS encoding efflux RND transporter periplasmic adaptor subunit, protein MKKAVGIMLILAGFAVVGYWFWQYPPRESPDKLTLYGNIELREVDLAINGSERIATVHLWEGDRVEKGQLLAELKLERFQAQVENLQAQVAAQKARVDKLNAGSRPQEIQRARAELEEAEAQQQIAWLTYRRLQKLLPRKLVSPEAVDQARADAEAATARRQASEETLSLAVEGPRREDIAAARATLAAYRAQLALARQKLKDARLYAPADGIIRNRILEPGDMASPQRPVYTLALSDPLWARVYVSEPDLGKIKPGMAATLFTDSFPDKSYSGWIGYISPTAEFTPQTVQTEELRTHLVYQVRVYVCNPEGELRLGMPVTVHIPLGDHRTMASELPCREAP, encoded by the coding sequence ATGAAGAAAGCTGTCGGCATCATGTTGATCCTGGCGGGATTCGCGGTCGTCGGCTATTGGTTTTGGCAATATCCTCCCCGGGAAAGCCCGGATAAACTTACCCTATACGGCAACATCGAACTGCGCGAAGTGGATTTGGCCATCAACGGCTCCGAACGCATCGCCACGGTGCATTTATGGGAGGGGGACCGGGTGGAAAAGGGACAACTGCTGGCCGAACTCAAGTTGGAACGGTTTCAGGCCCAGGTGGAAAATCTTCAAGCGCAGGTCGCCGCTCAAAAAGCGCGGGTGGATAAACTCAATGCCGGCAGCCGCCCCCAAGAAATTCAGCGGGCCCGCGCCGAACTGGAGGAAGCCGAAGCCCAGCAACAAATCGCCTGGCTCACCTATCGGCGCCTGCAAAAACTTCTGCCGCGCAAATTGGTTTCCCCCGAGGCGGTGGACCAGGCCCGAGCCGACGCGGAAGCCGCCACCGCGCGCCGCCAGGCCTCGGAGGAAACCCTGAGCCTGGCCGTCGAGGGCCCTCGCCGGGAAGACATCGCCGCCGCCCGAGCCACGCTCGCGGCCTATCGCGCCCAACTGGCTCTGGCTCGACAAAAACTGAAGGATGCGCGTCTCTACGCCCCCGCCGACGGCATCATCCGCAACCGTATTCTGGAGCCCGGCGATATGGCCAGCCCCCAGCGCCCGGTATATACCTTGGCCCTGAGCGACCCGCTGTGGGCCCGGGTGTATGTGTCGGAACCGGATCTGGGCAAAATCAAACCGGGCATGGCCGCCACCCTTTTTACCGACAGTTTTCCGGACAAAAGCTATTCGGGCTGGATCGGCTACATCTCCCCCACCGCCGAATTCACTCCCCAAACGGTGCAAACCGAGGAACTCAGAACCCACCTGGTCTATCAAGTGCGGGTTTACGTCTGCAACCCGGAAGGGGAATTGCGCCTGGGAATGCCGGTGACGGTGCATATTCCCCTCGGGGACCACCGAACCATGGCGTCGGAGTTGCCGTGTCGAGAGGCACCCTGA